In Hyphomicrobiales bacterium 4NK60-0047b, a single genomic region encodes these proteins:
- the rnc gene encoding ribonuclease III, with the protein MYKADKPKKTKDSGTTTKGVNKKKSSKGKGLSNKSTDFKALETKINYQFNEKSLLSSALTHASSISQTKKPKKIEKTQDEDNERLEFLGDRVLGLSISAVLIKLYPESPEGDLARRYNNLVRRQTCTEVAKDLDLGKYLILSAGEERSGGRTKSTILANAMEALLGAIFLDGGYAAADEMIKTFWQGKITEGEQIELDAKTALQEWAQGQGFDLPIYTNLSRTGPDHSPIFETKVIVEGIGEGVGKGPSKRIAEQMAAKNLLEKEKVWSK; encoded by the coding sequence ATGTATAAGGCAGATAAACCCAAAAAGACGAAAGATAGCGGGACGACCACAAAAGGCGTAAATAAGAAAAAGTCTTCTAAGGGGAAAGGTCTCTCAAATAAGAGCACTGATTTTAAAGCTCTTGAGACAAAGATCAATTATCAGTTCAACGAGAAAAGCTTGTTAAGCTCAGCGTTGACACATGCAAGCAGTATTTCTCAAACCAAAAAGCCTAAAAAAATTGAGAAAACTCAAGACGAAGATAATGAACGTCTTGAGTTCCTAGGTGACAGAGTTTTAGGCCTATCAATCTCTGCCGTCTTAATCAAACTCTACCCAGAGAGCCCTGAAGGTGATTTAGCGCGCCGTTATAACAATCTGGTGCGAAGGCAAACCTGCACTGAAGTAGCAAAAGATCTGGACCTAGGAAAATATTTAATATTAAGCGCAGGTGAAGAACGTTCAGGCGGGCGTACAAAATCAACAATTTTAGCCAACGCTATGGAAGCATTATTAGGCGCCATCTTTCTTGATGGCGGATATGCAGCAGCCGATGAAATGATTAAGACCTTTTGGCAAGGTAAAATAACTGAAGGCGAGCAAATAGAACTCGATGCTAAAACTGCGCTTCAGGAGTGGGCTCAGGGGCAAGGGTTTGACCTTCCAATCTATACAAACCTCAGCAGAACAGGGCCAGATCATAGCCCTATATTTGAAACTAAAGTAATAGTTGAAGGTATTGGTGAGGGTGTTGGCAAGGGGCCATCAAAAAGAATAGCGGAACAAATGGCCGCAAAGAATTTATTAGAAAAAGAAAAGGTCTGGTCTAAATAG
- the lepB gene encoding signal peptidase I produces the protein MSVDVEKSSASTDEGWWEIFKIVFHAILLAIIVRIFIIQPFNIPSGSMQGNLLVGDYLFVSKFSYGYSKYTFMGDLFSGRILASKPERGDVVVFKLPKDPTQDYIKRVIGLPGDKVQMIGGILHINGNPIPKKRDGQFVEDLRATPVARFRETLPNGVSYLSLDSNPHNGRAYTDNTDVYTVPEGHYFMMGDNRDNSSDSRDPSVSFVPFENFVGKAQMIFFSKGEATDPTTGLFNIRWARLFKIVR, from the coding sequence ATGAGTGTTGACGTAGAGAAAAGCAGTGCCTCTACCGATGAAGGATGGTGGGAGATTTTTAAAATCGTCTTTCATGCCATTCTCCTTGCGATCATTGTTCGCATTTTTATCATTCAGCCCTTTAACATCCCATCCGGGTCCATGCAGGGGAACTTGCTTGTGGGCGATTATTTGTTTGTCAGTAAGTTTAGCTATGGCTACAGCAAATATACATTTATGGGAGATTTATTCTCTGGGCGTATCCTTGCCAGCAAGCCTGAGCGCGGGGATGTTGTAGTATTCAAACTACCAAAAGATCCAACTCAAGATTATATAAAACGTGTTATTGGCCTGCCAGGTGACAAAGTCCAGATGATAGGCGGAATCCTTCACATTAATGGAAACCCCATTCCAAAAAAGAGAGATGGCCAGTTTGTAGAAGACCTAAGGGCAACGCCAGTTGCCAGGTTTAGAGAAACTTTGCCAAACGGTGTGTCTTACCTTTCACTGGATAGCAACCCTCATAATGGCAGAGCATATACAGATAACACTGATGTTTACACAGTTCCTGAAGGTCATTATTTCATGATGGGAGATAATCGGGATAATTCCTCGGATAGTCGTGACCCAAGTGTAAGCTTTGTCCCGTTTGAAAATTTTGTTGGCAAGGCTCAGATGATTTTCTTCTCTAAAGGAGAGGCCACAGACCCAACGACAGGGCTTTTTAATATTCGTTGGGCGCGTTTATTCAAAATAGTCCGTTAA
- the acpS gene encoding holo-ACP synthase, which translates to MILGIGNDIIDIRRIENTIEKYGERFLNRVFTDLERERSEKKHLSAASYAKRFAAKEACSKALGTGIASGVAWKDMGVVNSTSGAPSMELTGGARGQLLKMVPEGHDPVIHLTITDDGPTAQAFVIISAQIKA; encoded by the coding sequence ATGATTCTGGGAATTGGTAACGATATCATCGATATCAGACGTATAGAAAACACCATAGAAAAATATGGCGAGAGATTTTTAAACCGTGTCTTTACCGATTTAGAGAGAGAAAGGTCCGAGAAAAAACATCTCTCAGCTGCCTCATATGCCAAACGCTTTGCAGCGAAAGAAGCCTGCTCTAAGGCTTTGGGAACAGGAATTGCCTCAGGTGTCGCTTGGAAAGACATGGGCGTAGTCAATAGCACATCAGGAGCTCCCTCCATGGAGTTAACAGGAGGAGCACGGGGACAATTATTAAAAATGGTGCCAGAAGGTCATGATCCTGTCATACACCTAACAATTACTGATGATGGCCCAACAGCTCAGGCATTTGTCATTATTTCGGCACAAATCAAAGCTTAA
- a CDS encoding DUF2062 domain-containing protein, with the protein MLFKRRDKPSILEVVRIFLWPRRSWARSVNYVLLRVNRLSGSAHAIALGCAVGIFVSYLPIMGFHFIAAAAIAYLIGGNMLASALGTFFGNPLTFPFIWASAYKFGHWILGNEVDEFRVADLLDTFSNGIVYAIDNTYEIYFKPMMIGGIPAGFVFGFFGYFIIRKLVENYQNRRIQLLAARSREVMPPVSSNHRA; encoded by the coding sequence ATGTTGTTTAAGCGTCGAGACAAACCGTCCATATTGGAAGTAGTGCGGATTTTTTTATGGCCACGTCGTAGTTGGGCACGCTCAGTAAATTATGTATTGCTTCGGGTCAATCGTCTAAGTGGCTCAGCTCATGCCATAGCACTAGGCTGTGCGGTTGGAATATTTGTTTCATACCTGCCAATTATGGGGTTTCACTTTATAGCGGCGGCCGCAATAGCTTATTTAATTGGCGGCAACATGTTAGCTTCCGCTCTTGGAACTTTTTTCGGAAATCCCCTCACATTCCCTTTTATTTGGGCGTCCGCCTATAAGTTTGGGCATTGGATTTTAGGAAATGAAGTTGATGAATTTCGCGTTGCAGATTTATTAGACACTTTTTCCAATGGTATAGTGTACGCAATTGATAATACTTATGAAATTTATTTCAAACCCATGATGATTGGTGGAATTCCAGCGGGGTTTGTTTTTGGCTTCTTTGGTTATTTCATCATTAGAAAATTAGTTGAAAACTACCAAAACCGACGCATTCAACTTTTAGCAGCCCGTTCACGTGAGGTTATGCCGCCGGTCTCAAGTAATCATAGGGCTTAA
- a CDS encoding sel1 repeat family protein yields MARLDMPINAEMECATESNSVDALFELGIMYAAGREVSPNLVVAHKWFNLAALQGNRAALKYRKEIANEMSTAEISVAQKLAREWLDK; encoded by the coding sequence ATGGCACGTTTAGATATGCCGATTAATGCTGAAATGGAATGCGCTACTGAAAGCAATTCTGTTGATGCACTATTTGAATTAGGAATAATGTATGCTGCGGGCCGCGAAGTAAGCCCAAACTTGGTTGTCGCTCACAAATGGTTTAATTTGGCAGCGTTGCAAGGCAATAGAGCAGCATTAAAGTACCGCAAAGAAATCGCGAACGAAATGTCAACCGCTGAAATTTCAGTGGCTCAAAAACTAGCAAGAGAATGGCTGGATAAATAA
- a CDS encoding TetR/AcrR family transcriptional regulator: MTLNKSFEENRQRILKAASEQFLLKGYDETRLDDIVKNARVSKTAIYTIFGGKRELFIAISEDLSEQLVHATISNNKVILENIDELEKVLSQIGENYLRITLEQDKLANFRMCLSMASRAQEVAKQFYYSGHSKICDYLSNYLEAANKANLLDISNSNQAASQFLSLVRGDTHLRALFDIDYAPSDISIQEAAQRSVHLFIKGYVCEGAPIRS, from the coding sequence ATGACACTAAATAAGAGTTTTGAAGAAAATAGACAAAGAATTTTGAAAGCAGCTTCAGAGCAATTTCTGTTGAAGGGCTATGATGAAACACGTCTAGATGACATTGTTAAAAATGCTCGCGTTTCTAAAACTGCGATTTATACCATTTTTGGTGGTAAAAGAGAGTTGTTTATAGCGATTTCGGAAGACCTTTCCGAACAACTTGTACATGCAACTATTAGCAACAACAAAGTTATACTTGAAAACATTGATGAGCTAGAGAAAGTTCTCTCTCAAATTGGGGAAAATTATTTAAGAATAACTCTTGAACAAGATAAATTAGCTAATTTTAGAATGTGCCTCTCAATGGCATCGCGCGCTCAAGAAGTTGCTAAGCAATTTTATTATTCTGGTCATTCTAAAATTTGTGATTATCTTTCTAACTATTTAGAAGCTGCGAATAAAGCTAATCTGTTGGACATCAGCAATAGCAACCAAGCGGCAAGTCAGTTTTTATCTTTGGTACGCGGAGATACACATCTAAGGGCTTTGTTTGACATAGACTATGCTCCAAGTGATATCTCAATACAGGAAGCTGCTCAGAGATCTGTCCATTTGTTTATTAAAGGATATGTCTGTGAAGGTGCTCCAATTAGATCGTAA
- the fetB gene encoding iron export ABC transporter permease subunit FetB, whose amino-acid sequence MDYINLSFFDLALASSLILINGGISFALGLGLERTLLINTVRMTVQLMAIGFVLKFIFMQTSPFWTIGLALIMVALAGREILSRQTYQLKGLNAYGLGASTLFCVGFICTLFAIFLLVQPEPWYSPRYFLPILGMIIGNTMTGIGLGMETLTTSVKRDIKLIEDRLALGEPRFIALGGHIKNSMKTGMMPIINAMAASGIISLPGMMTGQIISGVDPIEATKYQLMIMFLIAGGTALGTTGGVVGMVYLLTDDRHRLRLERIKQKK is encoded by the coding sequence ATGGATTACATCAATCTCTCATTTTTTGATTTAGCACTTGCTTCATCCCTCATTCTAATAAATGGAGGTATTTCTTTTGCGTTGGGCTTAGGCTTGGAACGAACATTATTAATCAATACAGTACGTATGACCGTGCAACTTATGGCCATCGGCTTTGTCTTAAAATTTATTTTCATGCAAACCAGTCCCTTTTGGACCATAGGTTTGGCTTTAATCATGGTAGCCCTTGCCGGGAGAGAAATCTTAAGTCGACAAACCTACCAGTTAAAAGGTTTGAATGCTTATGGTTTGGGGGCGTCGACTTTATTTTGTGTGGGATTTATTTGCACATTGTTTGCCATTTTTCTGCTTGTACAACCAGAGCCGTGGTATTCACCGCGTTATTTTTTGCCAATTTTGGGCATGATCATTGGTAACACAATGACGGGCATTGGTTTGGGAATGGAAACTTTAACAACCTCAGTAAAGAGAGATATAAAACTCATTGAAGACCGCTTAGCTTTGGGAGAGCCAAGATTTATCGCATTAGGTGGGCATATTAAAAATTCCATGAAAACAGGTATGATGCCAATAATCAATGCGATGGCGGCATCTGGTATCATATCTTTACCTGGTATGATGACAGGCCAGATTATTTCTGGTGTTGATCCAATTGAAGCAACAAAATATCAATTAATGATTATGTTTTTAATCGCAGGCGGAACAGCCCTTGGAACAACAGGCGGCGTTGTTGGAATGGTTTACTTATTAACTGATGACCGTCACAGGCTACGATTAGAGAGAATTAAACAAAAGAAATAA
- a CDS encoding ATP-binding cassette domain-containing protein, with protein MLEIINLKNEIFGPVTLEVQEGQSIIVRGPSGSGKTRFMRAIADLDEAIGDIFLNGQDRKDLSAYEWRKRVRFVSADSSWWFDHVYEHFKQDYELEENMSKLSLKPELMNWHVSKLSTGERQRLAFLRAIADEPQILLLDEPTSALDERSAQKLEGMIEEVRNNGTIVFLASHHPDQVKKFGPNEIVFGKEAVEIKTKQICS; from the coding sequence ATGCTTGAAATAATCAATTTAAAAAATGAAATTTTTGGCCCTGTAACTTTAGAAGTTCAGGAAGGACAATCAATAATTGTACGAGGCCCATCAGGCTCTGGTAAAACAAGGTTTATGCGAGCCATAGCAGATTTAGATGAAGCAATAGGAGATATATTCCTAAACGGACAAGATAGAAAAGACCTATCCGCTTATGAATGGCGCAAAAGAGTTCGGTTTGTTTCAGCTGATAGTTCGTGGTGGTTTGATCATGTCTATGAGCACTTTAAGCAAGATTATGAACTTGAAGAAAATATGAGCAAACTTTCTTTGAAACCAGAATTGATGAACTGGCATGTGAGTAAGCTCTCAACAGGAGAGAGACAAAGACTAGCTTTTCTAAGAGCCATAGCAGATGAACCGCAAATACTCCTCCTCGATGAACCAACAAGCGCTCTTGATGAACGCTCAGCTCAAAAGCTTGAGGGAATGATTGAAGAAGTGAGAAATAATGGAACCATAGTTTTTCTCGCCAGTCATCACCCTGACCAAGTTAAAAAATTTGGACCAAATGAAATCGTTTTTGGCAAAGAAGCAGTTGAGATAAAAACGAAGCAAATTTGCTCTTAA
- a CDS encoding DNA polymerase III subunit chi: MELLFYHLEQATLERVLPDLLSKSLERGWRAIVETNGGGQMEALDTMLWTYSADSFLPHSLVNESLSEDALQNQPILITDKTENINKAHIRFFIDSGDVTVHQGYERLVYIFNGNNEADLKRAREQWKAAKATEIEATYWQQNATGRWEKKA, encoded by the coding sequence ATGGAGTTGTTATTTTATCATCTAGAACAAGCAACCCTTGAACGCGTCCTACCTGATCTTTTGTCTAAAAGCTTAGAGCGCGGCTGGCGTGCTATCGTCGAGACAAATGGGGGGGGGCAAATGGAAGCTCTCGATACGATGCTTTGGACGTATAGCGCAGATAGTTTCCTCCCTCATAGCTTGGTAAATGAATCCCTCTCAGAAGATGCACTTCAAAACCAACCCATTTTAATTACTGACAAAACTGAAAATATAAACAAGGCGCATATACGTTTTTTTATTGATAGCGGTGATGTCACGGTGCACCAAGGTTATGAGCGCCTGGTGTATATTTTTAATGGAAACAACGAGGCAGATTTAAAGCGAGCTCGTGAACAATGGAAAGCGGCAAAGGCCACTGAGATTGAGGCCACCTATTGGCAGCAAAATGCCACGGGGCGCTGGGAAAAAAAGGCGTGA
- the der gene encoding ribosome biogenesis GTPase Der, whose amino-acid sequence MSFTVAIMGRPNVGKSTLFNRLAGKRLALVDPRPGMTRDRREAEIEFGDIKAKLVDTAGLEEGEDTSVEGRMRRQTHAAIVDADIILFLIDARAGLTPADEVFAELARQTGKPVTLIVNKCEGRSGDEGYYDSYALGLGDPIAISAEHGEGIGELYSVLAEGYEAWKISQAELLEEEEGERALKVAIVGRPNAGKSTMVNLLLGEDRMITGPEAGLTRDSISVDFNWGERKVRLFDTAGLRKKARIKERPEKISVSDAVRAIKFAEVVILLLDADCPLEKQDLTICDLVAEEGRALIIAVNKIDLQKDNSKFLAGIRERVERLLPQIKGVPVVPVSALHNRGVEKMMDAVFEVEETWNKRIGTSALNHFLRDAIDRHTPPAVSGRRLRMRYMTQANARPPTFICFCSRPEVLPTSYVRYLVNSLRESFDIWGVPVRMHMRKGKNPYDNKDE is encoded by the coding sequence ATGTCTTTTACAGTAGCAATTATGGGACGCCCAAATGTGGGCAAATCGACCCTTTTCAATCGGTTGGCAGGCAAACGACTGGCACTTGTTGATCCGCGCCCCGGCATGACCAGAGACAGACGTGAAGCTGAGATCGAATTTGGCGATATCAAAGCAAAATTAGTCGACACAGCCGGCCTTGAAGAGGGCGAGGACACAAGCGTTGAAGGGCGTATGCGCCGCCAAACTCATGCAGCGATTGTTGATGCTGATATTATTCTATTCTTGATTGACGCGCGCGCTGGGCTGACACCGGCTGACGAAGTCTTTGCTGAGTTAGCTCGCCAAACAGGAAAGCCTGTGACGTTGATCGTGAATAAATGCGAAGGTCGTTCTGGTGATGAAGGCTATTATGATAGCTATGCGCTTGGGTTAGGGGACCCCATTGCCATTTCAGCCGAGCATGGCGAAGGCATCGGCGAGCTCTATAGTGTTTTGGCTGAAGGGTATGAAGCCTGGAAAATAAGTCAGGCTGAATTGCTTGAAGAAGAAGAAGGCGAGCGAGCTTTAAAAGTTGCCATCGTAGGTCGGCCAAATGCAGGTAAATCCACCATGGTCAATTTGTTGCTTGGTGAAGACCGAATGATCACAGGCCCTGAAGCTGGTCTGACAAGAGATTCAATCTCAGTCGATTTCAATTGGGGGGAGCGAAAGGTTCGCTTGTTTGACACAGCAGGCCTTCGTAAAAAAGCACGGATTAAAGAACGGCCAGAAAAAATTTCTGTCTCCGATGCCGTACGCGCCATTAAATTTGCCGAGGTTGTAATCTTACTTCTGGACGCAGACTGCCCATTAGAAAAACAAGACCTAACCATATGTGACCTTGTAGCAGAAGAAGGCCGGGCATTGATTATCGCAGTCAATAAAATTGACTTGCAAAAAGACAATTCAAAATTCTTAGCAGGTATTAGAGAACGTGTTGAACGTCTCCTACCTCAAATCAAAGGTGTGCCCGTTGTACCTGTGTCGGCTCTGCATAACCGCGGCGTTGAGAAAATGATGGATGCAGTATTTGAAGTTGAGGAAACTTGGAACAAACGCATTGGCACATCTGCGCTCAACCATTTCTTGAGAGATGCAATTGATAGACATACACCGCCCGCAGTCAGTGGGCGCCGCTTGAGAATGCGCTATATGACCCAAGCAAATGCACGCCCGCCAACCTTCATTTGTTTTTGTTCGCGCCCAGAAGTGCTGCCAACATCTTATGTTAGATATCTGGTGAATAGCTTGCGAGAGTCATTTGATATTTGGGGCGTTCCAGTGCGTATGCATATGCGCAAGGGTAAAAATCCATATGATAATAAAGACGAATAA
- a CDS encoding PQQ-like beta-propeller repeat protein — translation MAMIINLRNLAAGKMGFVNKGLVAPKELLMKLCVATLGVSLLSGCSTMEDLTGMDSPELPDISLPKFENPFKKPEPKLPGERIPVMSAKRGGAPELDVGAATAITALPVITANSEWTQPGGLASNAPGHLAFSNAVARSWNADAGRGSNKRSRVVASPIVYGGRVFTLDARGKVSAFSQSSGSLIWRAKMTPGQENDYEGYGGGLAIDGGRLYVATGFGKVHALNPSTGKEIWVQSIGEPVRASPTATNGKVFTTTALGSFICLNAEDGSVLWRYQGLPESASLLTNASPAVSGSIVVAPYPSGEVVAFDVESGTPVWTETLSRAQRGNSLSALRNASRPVISNNIVYAVGHGGRMTASALQTGERLWSHNIQGVQAPWVAGNTVYVVDVGGELMALTAKSGKLLWRAKLPGGGRWSGPVLAGGQLWLVSTKGMLVGVNGKLGSVTVKKNIGSKMTIAPVVAGGRMFLLTDKAKLLALR, via the coding sequence ATGGCGATGATCATAAACTTAAGAAATTTAGCAGCAGGCAAAATGGGGTTTGTCAATAAAGGATTAGTAGCGCCTAAAGAGCTATTAATGAAACTTTGCGTTGCCACTTTGGGGGTATCACTTCTCAGCGGTTGCAGCACTATGGAAGATCTGACGGGTATGGATTCACCAGAGCTGCCAGATATTTCATTACCAAAATTTGAAAATCCATTTAAAAAGCCAGAACCAAAATTACCTGGTGAACGTATCCCAGTCATGAGCGCAAAGCGCGGCGGGGCGCCGGAACTTGATGTTGGCGCGGCCACAGCAATCACCGCGCTACCTGTTATCACAGCCAATAGTGAATGGACACAGCCTGGCGGCTTGGCAAGCAACGCACCGGGACATTTGGCTTTTTCTAATGCGGTTGCAAGAAGTTGGAATGCTGATGCAGGCCGTGGCTCAAACAAAAGAAGCCGAGTTGTTGCAAGCCCAATTGTTTATGGTGGCCGAGTTTTCACATTAGATGCTCGCGGCAAAGTAAGCGCTTTTTCTCAATCAAGTGGCTCTCTCATTTGGCGTGCAAAAATGACTCCTGGCCAAGAAAACGACTATGAAGGCTATGGCGGCGGTCTTGCTATTGATGGTGGTCGGCTGTATGTCGCAACAGGCTTTGGTAAAGTCCATGCTCTAAACCCAAGCACTGGTAAAGAAATTTGGGTTCAGTCAATTGGCGAACCGGTGAGAGCCTCTCCAACAGCAACAAACGGCAAAGTATTTACGACAACAGCATTAGGTAGCTTTATCTGTCTTAATGCTGAAGATGGTTCCGTACTGTGGCGCTATCAAGGTTTGCCAGAATCAGCCTCTCTATTAACGAATGCCTCACCAGCCGTTTCAGGAAGCATTGTTGTAGCTCCTTATCCATCAGGCGAAGTGGTTGCCTTTGATGTAGAATCTGGAACGCCAGTTTGGACAGAAACTTTATCACGTGCACAAAGAGGAAATTCTCTATCTGCATTGCGCAACGCCTCACGCCCGGTTATTTCCAACAACATTGTTTACGCCGTTGGCCATGGTGGCAGAATGACAGCATCAGCGCTACAAACAGGGGAACGTCTCTGGTCTCACAACATTCAAGGCGTGCAAGCACCATGGGTTGCTGGCAATACGGTTTATGTTGTTGATGTTGGTGGTGAGTTGATGGCTTTAACAGCGAAAAGCGGAAAGCTTCTATGGCGGGCTAAATTACCAGGTGGTGGTCGTTGGAGCGGCCCTGTTTTAGCAGGTGGACAATTATGGTTGGTCTCAACCAAAGGCATGCTCGTTGGTGTCAATGGTAAGTTAGGCTCAGTAACAGTTAAGAAAAATATAGGAAGTAAAATGACCATTGCACCAGTTGTAGCTGGTGGTCGTATGTTCCTTTTAACAGACAAAGCAAAATTATTAGCCCTAAGATAA
- a CDS encoding tetratricopeptide repeat protein — protein sequence MVDDNVFREVDEELRRERLEKLWEKYGTIIIGAIVVLILGIAGSIWWQNQQVSKRQAAGDQYIQALRDVAKNDTDKADEKFKVLIENSPKGYEIMSRLHLAANLASKGQTGEAEILYKKVTLNPSADKILRDYAKLNLAILKLENATYEETSKSLGEFTKPGAIWQNTASEVVALAAFKEGKYDLAKTGFTDILTNKSTPSALKRRAQIMIDVIATRQAQK from the coding sequence ATGGTTGATGATAATGTTTTCAGAGAAGTTGATGAAGAGCTAAGACGTGAACGTCTGGAAAAGCTATGGGAAAAGTACGGCACCATCATTATTGGAGCAATCGTTGTATTAATTCTTGGTATTGCAGGTTCAATTTGGTGGCAAAATCAACAGGTTAGCAAGCGTCAAGCCGCTGGTGATCAATACATCCAAGCGCTTAGAGATGTCGCAAAAAATGACACTGACAAAGCTGATGAGAAATTTAAAGTTTTGATTGAAAACAGCCCTAAAGGCTATGAGATTATGTCTCGCTTGCACTTGGCTGCAAATTTGGCGTCAAAAGGTCAAACTGGTGAAGCTGAAATACTTTATAAAAAAGTGACTTTAAATCCAAGTGCTGACAAAATCTTGCGTGATTATGCAAAATTGAATCTGGCTATATTAAAGCTGGAAAACGCAACTTATGAAGAAACGTCAAAATCTTTAGGAGAATTTACCAAACCAGGGGCCATCTGGCAGAACACAGCAAGTGAAGTTGTGGCGCTAGCTGCCTTTAAAGAAGGTAAGTATGATTTAGCCAAAACCGGCTTTACAGACATTTTAACGAATAAATCAACACCAAGTGCTCTAAAGAGACGTGCACAAATTATGATTGACGTCATAGCAACTCGCCAAGCACAAAAGTAA
- the panB gene encoding 3-methyl-2-oxobutanoate hydroxymethyltransferase encodes MSIQKPTTQKSKQTSVQRLTAPYIRSLKGASPIVSLTAYHAHTARIIDPYVDFMLVGDSLGMVMHGFESTVPVPLDLMIMHGAAVVRGSSRALVVVDMPFGSYEESKEIAFRNAARIMKETGCGAVKLEGGSYMAETIQYLTERGIPVMGHIGLTPQSVNTMGGFKTQGRVKEEWAAIEKDAKDIDKAGVFAMVVEGVAEPLADQLTKLVKAPTIGIGASKECDGQILVLEDMLGLSPWVPKFVKEFGQIGAAIEGAVELYAEEVRDRSFPSEAETYQMLKKSSKTKTVKAKKRPASS; translated from the coding sequence ATGTCTATACAAAAACCTACAACCCAAAAGTCAAAACAAACATCAGTACAGAGATTAACAGCGCCCTATATTCGTTCATTAAAAGGCGCAAGCCCAATTGTTTCTCTAACAGCTTATCATGCACATACAGCACGGATTATTGACCCCTACGTAGATTTTATGCTTGTAGGTGACAGTTTAGGCATGGTGATGCATGGCTTTGAATCAACAGTACCAGTACCACTAGATCTAATGATCATGCACGGGGCAGCCGTTGTGCGAGGCTCGAGTCGTGCTTTGGTCGTTGTTGACATGCCATTTGGCTCCTATGAAGAAAGCAAAGAAATTGCCTTTCGGAATGCAGCACGCATTATGAAAGAAACTGGCTGCGGTGCGGTTAAATTGGAAGGCGGCTCATATATGGCTGAAACCATCCAATATTTAACTGAACGCGGCATCCCTGTGATGGGACATATAGGCTTAACCCCTCAATCAGTGAACACTATGGGAGGTTTTAAAACTCAAGGCCGTGTGAAAGAAGAATGGGCCGCCATTGAAAAAGACGCCAAAGATATCGACAAAGCAGGCGTTTTTGCCATGGTTGTTGAAGGTGTTGCAGAGCCACTGGCAGACCAATTAACCAAATTAGTCAAAGCGCCAACCATCGGAATTGGTGCATCAAAAGAATGCGATGGCCAAATCCTAGTATTAGAAGATATGCTTGGTCTAAGCCCATGGGTGCCAAAATTCGTCAAAGAGTTTGGTCAAATTGGTGCGGCTATTGAAGGCGCTGTTGAGTTATATGCAGAAGAGGTGAGAGATAGAAGCTTCCCATCAGAAGCTGAAACTTACCAAATGTTGAAAAAAAGCTCTAAAACAAAAACTGTAAAAGCAAAAAAACGCCCAGCAAGCTCTTAA